The genomic region CAACAGGAGGTGGAAATATATGAGCTTTTGCCAAGTTTCTCCCATTGCCCAGCTGGAGATCAAAAAACTGAATGACAATACATAAGTTGTTCCTTTCTGGTTTTGACAGAAGCAAGCTACAAAAGGAGATTTTGAGAAGGGAATATTCCTGGGGAGTCTCCATAATAACAATTCTGTAAAGCTTGCTCAGTCATGGTTTGGATGAGTTGCATTTCATCTATAATATTTCCAACTAGGAGAGACTCCCACCTTAGGATGCAAGAGATGAATAAATATACCCCTGGTACCATTTAATGGTCACTGAAGGTGTGAGCttcagataaaatattttcagtcctCAGTTCTTACCTGGAGCAGCTCCACATCTGGTTTATAGGACATTttcatgagctctttgtatattactTTGAGGTGTGTCTTCTTTCCACTCATTTCCTCTTGTCTTTTTCTGATTTGCTTGCAAATCTTTTGGCTTTCTTTTATAATACTCCCTAAGTAGTAATTTTCTTCCTCCTGAAGAAATGGAGTTACCATCTGATAAGTTTTCCTAATCATGTCTCCATATCGATACACATAAAACTGTTGGGAGATGGATTTCAACAGCATTTAGTTTGCTCTGATTCGTATTCTCTCCCAAGAAGCTACATCCATCCCAAATTCGTATCTTCTAAGAAATCAAATTTATTCCTCTTTCCTTcacttatttttcattgtttttaactaCATCAAGAGCCAAACCCACCCTTTCCTCAAACCACTTTCATCAAATTCATGAGTTCCTGAAACATCTGGAGAAAATCTTTTCATGGATCATTTCTTTCATATGCCTGCTTTCAAATCTGAAAGACCCCACGCAAGCAATTGAAATGTATGGGTGATTCATACATCATATGCAATATCCTCATCTCAATGTTAATAAGTAAATTTGTTTCTCATCTCAATCCTCCAAACTCCACAGCCTGAGTTTCTCTCTGAGCAGCCATGTTCCATTTTACTCTCAGGGTTGGTATCCTCAGGAAAGATCTTCCTAAGAATCCCACCTACTGCCCTCAAACAGGTGCCAATCCTCATAGCCCTTTCTTTCTGTCCTCCTTTTTTCTATAAACAGGTTCTGTCCTCCCTCTAAGGCCACAGCCTCCTTCCCATATTGTTTGGAAGGTCATTCATCCTCATTCCATTGCATATTCCCTCCCAGTATTGATGGATTCACTCTCTCactctccatctctgtctttctccttgtTCCTTCTCTCCCTGAGGTTTTTCTTTAACATGTCACATTTTCTCCTACTTGAACCAATATCACTCTCTAGCTAGTGAGCTGTCGCTTTTCACGATGACAGGCACACCCCTTAAATTCCTGTTCATGTCTCCTTTGTATCACCTGGGCTCATGTACTAATCAGACTGAAGTACTTGTGGTTCCCAATGATATACCCTTTACTTTCTGGAATGTATGACTTACAGAAATCTGTGCCTGAAATAACCCACAGATTTTTAAACACCTACTTGATCTTCAGACCTGGGATTGATCTTAAACATGAGAAATTTTCCCTGGGATCCTGAATCATGGACATGGAATCGTCCACATCACTCCATGTGCCTCCACCTTAGCACTTATGGCACATATTTCTAGTGGCTCTTTTGTTGTAGTTACTGATCCATTAGATTCTAAAAAACCCAAGAGGCGGGTTTTGTAGGTTCAAATGGTacatagaaaatgtttttaaatggtgTTCAACCCATTCTCAGAATTTCATGGCACATGATGATTTCACCTCAAATTATTAAGGGATAAGTTTCTAGCATGTCTGCCTCAACTTGTTTCAAAGAGAAATACATTCTCATACTTACCATCCAAGGGTCAGTTCCTCTGCCAtctctcttgagatttctttcaATTTCTTGGATCTTTTCCCATAAAGATCTCATTTGGTTTGCCAGCTTCTCCTGtaaaataattgaattttaaCACCAGAAAAGCAAATAGATTGAGGTTTCAGACCCCAAATGATGGAGTGCATCCAGGGATGTCAGGTACAGGACCTAGAGGAAGACTAGGAGGACCATAACAGATCACCACATTTCCTTATTCTTCCTCACTATCGATCAGTTTTAGAAGATTCCACACTGCAGAAGCACACACCATCAGGGAATCATATATCTAGGGGAAGGAACAGGATTTTATTGAGCGTGGCTAATTTTCAGGTAGTTTGGCATCTTGCATCAGAATTTGGATGTAGTGCTGCTTGCTGCCTGCTAATTCCAATGTACTGTATCTTCCTTCTTTGTCCAGAGTCAGGAAACCTGTATCCAATGGAAAAGCCTTTTGCACTTGTAGATTTTAGAGCCAAAGACTATTTCTCAAAATGAAGGCTTTATAGAGCCTTGAGCATAATAATGTATCACCCAAATAATTTCAATTAACTTTATCACCCAGCCATTGGATACAAGTTCCATAAAGGGAGGTATGCTGCAGCATTTTCTTCATAGCTTTGTCATTGCTAACTAGGTCTGTACCTGGCACTCAGTAAAGAGAGGTTTTAATCATCATTATGATCataatatccttttttaaaaaatatttattttgggcttccctggtggcgcagtggttgggaatccacctgccaatgcaggggacacgggttcgagccctggtctgggaagatcccacatgccgcggagcaactaggcccatgagccacaactactgagcctgcacgtctggagcctgtgctccgcaacaagagaggccgcgatagtgagaggcctgcgcaccgcgatgaagagtggcccccactgccgcaactagagaaagccctcgcacggaaacgaagacccaacacagccaaaaataaataaataaataaataaattaattaattaattaaaaaaaaaagaataaagtagatttaaaaaatatatatatatatatttaatttatttatttcattgcgccaggtcttagttgcggctcgctggctccttagttctGGCATGTACACTCTTAGCatgaatgtgggatctagttccctgaccagggatcgaacctgggcccccttcattgggagcatggagtcttaaccactgtgccaccagggaagtcctgattgtAATATCCTTTTAATCTCTTAGCTGTACCATCCTCCAGCTCTCTAAGCGCTCTCACAGACATCACTCACCCAGTATTCCTCAGCAGCCTCTTCAGTGGAACGGTGCCTGTGAGCCCTGTGCTCCTGACTTTGAGAGCAGACCAAACAGAGCAAGCTCTTGTTGGCTTCACAGAAGATCTTCTTTGTCTCCTTATGGGTCCCACACATATGTTCCTCAGAGTTCAGGAATTGCCCGAGATTTGCTTTTCTGGCAATGGACACCAGATTCTTCAGAAGAAAATTGGTTTTGAGGTTTGTCTGCTCTGATCGTTGCCTGCACACTGGGCAACTGACAGGGTCTTCGGCTTGCTCCCAGAAAAGACAGAGACAGGACCTACAGAAGCTGTGTCCACAGCCTATGGTGACTGGGTCTAGAAGGTAATTCAGGCACACGAGGCAGGTGAGCTCTTTCTGGAAGGCTTCTGGGATGTCTGAATCCATTTTTCTGAGGGAAGGAAATCAGGAGTTTATTCCTCTATCCCAAAGATAAAAAGGGCCCAAGGAATATCAGACACAGATTGTCACTGAATAATACACTGCTTTAGGAAAGATTTTTCATTTGACAGAAAtggaaaactgagacacaaagagaACTCTCAAGAGCTGCAGAAAGTTTTCTCAGCTGCCAAACCAACACTATTTCTTGCCCTCTTTTCCCCTACCTAAAGGAGAACCTCAGGTTTGTTGAGATCTTATTTTCCTCTAGATAGCATGAGCTTCAGGAGTTTGACCTAATTTATAGCTCTATGTGGTGGGTCCTGATTGCCCTAAACAATCAATCATGATGCTCAATGCCAGTCATTGATTTAGTGCAGCATACTTGACTAagcttgtatttttattatttcctataaTTGTCAGGCATTTTTCTTTGGATGTCCTTTTTTATCTCAATCTGAATCTACATCcacaaacactttttttctttgcaaaacaCTTTCTGAATAATTCAGAGATAATGAAGAGGAACCTAAGCATCGTCAAATTGGATCCTATTCTAACCAGAAGCAATGTACATGGATGTACTAAATCGGTTGAGTTTGCCTTCCTGTCTTATCTGTACCACACTCATCAATCaaaccaaaaatgaaagagaatggtTATATCTTCTCAGTCTTTAAAACTGTTATCAAGCACCCCTTTCATCTTGTGGTAAGATGCAGTTTGCATGTAATGGTAATGATCAGCACCGAAAAACAAATCATGCTTTTTAAAACTGACTTTGCTAAAAAATTGGGTCCTTGTGTCTGTACTAGTaaagtacagaggttccttaactTTCTTATGCTTCTGTATGTACACAAGTGTCACTTTTCTCTTGCCCAATCATTTCctagtttctttaaaatttcagtcAGAATAACTCACATTTCTGAAGAGACAACGTTTATTTcactttaaaacaatattttctcccaaattaTTGCGTGCATTACCTAGTTCTGTTGTGTAGGATATTATGTCTCCTGTGTATACAGGCACACTCCACTTTTAAAGTAGACTGTAATAGGTACTGCACATGGAGTCAAATAatcctaaaaattatttttaggctCTACATCAAACACAAACGTATAAGATATCAGACAACCACTTTCTGAGATGAACAAAATCAGATAACTAAAGTTAATCACCATATTAATTCCAACATGTATGCCAAGACAAGATGACAATACAGAAATACAGTCATTTCACTAAGTTGGCACACAAGATTATTTCAATGAAACAACCTCAATTTTCTGTTAAAATTAGGAAATtgtgttttttccccctcaggaGAGTCCCATGAGCTGCTCTATGGTAAATTATGTACTCACTGAAAGTGCTGTAGAAACAATCCTCGCTGGAGAAGTAATAAGACAATGTCCGCTCGGGGATCAAGGCTTCCAAGGGTGGTAGTGGTAGCTCTCAGAAGTCTCCAGAGCCAGGTGAGCTCCAAACACTGGCTCTCAGTTCTGGAGAAGAATGAGTTTGGCTCCTTTAGTGTCCTTACATTGAGCTCTGGACCACACCGGATTTTTCCAAGTGATTGCATTTCACCAGTCTTCTGATAGGGTTAATATGGATGATGAGATTTCCTGAAACCTAGGACAAGATTGCTTTAACACCTTGGATAATCTTCATAAACCCATCTCTGCAAACATCTCACCAAGAACCACTGATTGTACCACAAATCCACCCTCAAATGGGCCTTCATATGTGTTTCTAGATatcatggatttttatttttaacttaccaAAGAAGTTGGAAAGATTATTTCATCACTCAGAGAGTTTAGCAAATGTCTTGGAAAACTTGGAAATCTGTTTCTTGAGGTTTGTTTAAATATGTTCTGTCATGGAGGAAGTGCTTAATTTTGTTGATTGattggttttaaaaatttaaagtaggaCTTTAGTGTAAGAACATCTGTGGCCACAACTTCAGAATGGAAATTTCTCTTGCCCCTCACCGTCACACTCCAGATCAAGCCCCCAGTGTCTCCCAGCAACAGTAGGACAGGAGATTCTCTGCCTGGTGCTCCCCCACCCAGCTCAGGGGGGACAGTAGAGAAAGGCCCCAGCACACAGATCCCTTTGGGACAATGTCATTTATAGGTTGCTTTTTGGAATTAATGTACAAATATGacactgcttttattattttggtttactgatatatatatatatatttatatatatatatttaacatccttattgcagtataattgctttacaatggtgtgttagtttctgctttacaacaaagtgaatcagctatacatatacatttatctccatatcccctccctcttgcgtctccctcccacccaccctatcccaccctctaggtggacacagagcactgagctgacctccctgtgctatgcgcctgcttcccactagctatctgtcttacatttggtagtgtatatatgtccatgccactctctcacttcgtcccagctgacCCTTCGCTTTattcctgcccctatgttcttcagaaccttttttttttttttttttagattccatatatatgtgttagcatatggtatttctttttctctttctgacttacttcactctgtatgacagtatctaggtccatccacctcactacgaataactcaattccgtttctctttatggctgagtaatattccattgtatatatgtgctattcctctgttcatggacatttaggttgcttccatgtcctggctattgtaaatagagctgcagtgaacattgtggtacatgtctctttttgcactatggttttctcagggtacatgcccagtagtggaattgctgggtcatatggtagttctatttttagcgttttgaggaacctccacactgttctccatagtggctgtatcaatttacattcccaccaacagtgcaagagggttcccttttctccacaccctctccagcatttatcgtttgtagattttttgatgatggccattctgactggtgtgaggtgatacttcattgtagttttgatttgcatttctctaatgattagtgatgtggagcatcctttcatgcgtttgttggcaatctgtatatcttgtttggagaaatgtctatttaggtcttctgcccatttttggattgggttgtttgttttttgatattgagctgcatgagctgcttgtatattttggagattaatcctttgtcagttgcttcctttgcaaatattttctcccattctgagggctctcttttcgtcttgtttatggtttcctttgctgtgcaaaggcttttaagtttcattagatcccctttgtttatttttgtttttatttccatttctctaggaggtgggtcaaaaaggatcttgctgtgaattatgtcagagagtgttctgcctatgttttcctctaagagtttatagtgtctggccttatatttaggtctttaatccattttgattttatttttgtgtatggtattagggagtgttctaatttcattcttttacatatagctgtccagttttcccagcaccacttattgaagaggctgtcttttctccattgtatattcttgcctcctttatcaaagataaggtgaccatacgtgcttgggtttatctctgggctttctatcctgttccactgatctataattctgtttttgtgccagtaccatactgtcttgattcctgtagctttgtagtatagtctgaactcagggagcctgattcctccatctccgtttttctttctcaagattgctttggctattcggggtctttttgtttccataaaaattgggaagttttttgttctagttctgtgaaaaatgccgttggtagtttgataggcattgcactgaatctgtagattgctttgggtagtatagtcattttcacaatgttgattcttccagtccaagaacatggtatatctctccatctgtttgtgtcatctttaatttctttcatcagtgtcttatagttttctgcatacaggtcttttgtctccttaggtaggtttattcctaggtattttattctttttgttgcaatggtaaatgggagtgtttccttgatttctctttcagatattacatcattagtgtataggaatgcaagagacctctatgcattaattttgtatcctgctactttaccagattcattgattagctctagtagttttctagtagcatatttaggattctctaagt from Eubalaena glacialis isolate mEubGla1 chromosome 10, mEubGla1.1.hap2.+ XY, whole genome shotgun sequence harbors:
- the LOC133099850 gene encoding tripartite motif-containing protein 43-like, producing the protein MDSDIPEAFQKELTCLVCLNYLLDPVTIGCGHSFCRSCLCLFWEQAEDPVSCPVCRQRSEQTNLKTNFLLKNLVSIARKANLGQFLNSEEHMCGTHKETKKIFCEANKSLLCLVCSQSQEHRAHRHRSTEEAAEEYWEKLANQMRSLWEKIQEIERNLKRDGRGTDPWMFYVYRYGDMIRKTYQMVTPFLQEEENYYLGSIIKESQKICKQIRKRQEEMSGKKTHLKVIYKELMKMSYKPDVELLQELGDKLKWSESAQLHTPQPLLPELRARPITGLMDWLNRFRVKIAFSNEVSSQHIRLFDDARSLKYEHDSLYVSLDGGTSKYFAAWGSRGFTSGKQYWEVDVDSSWDWAVGVCKDSWTRKDDGILKESNRDSFLLVCVKEDHHYRLWTTIPTTPLYIEKPLGSVGVFLDFDSGSMSFVDVVKRSLLWRYEDGLFTFPVRPFICTGHT